From one Vicinamibacterales bacterium genomic stretch:
- a CDS encoding DUF4350 domain-containing protein yields MSTALNRSDRRTLLMVGLVFLALVMGAIFLTPGQGVKSEVPTTYSTASAGARAAYLLLQDMGYRVTRWERELRQLPDPSRTTLVLAEPTGAPTERDTARLRLFVESGGRVVATGPMAGAFLPEASIVPRPWVLTWEKATAVSPAGPTRAAREITLVARAYWAEQTSATPLYTAERRIVAVRYGMGKGEIIWWASATPLTNAGLRETANLEFFLACLGEREGRQILWDEYFHGYQESTGRSAVRTPLVWLGAQGAILALAVLVTFARRSGPVLAPLADVRLSPLEFVQTLGGLYQHANAASVAVDICHQRFRYQLCRRLGMAINTPVEDLERALRERWHVEDDSFAPTLRRCQAARDNPNLGAKEALRMVQALYRLAGGTQAARRAGGGDRC; encoded by the coding sequence ATGTCGACCGCGCTGAATCGCAGCGACCGCCGGACGCTGCTGATGGTCGGCCTGGTGTTCCTGGCCCTCGTCATGGGCGCCATCTTCCTCACGCCCGGCCAGGGCGTGAAGAGCGAGGTGCCGACGACGTATTCCACGGCATCGGCGGGTGCCAGGGCTGCATACCTCCTGCTGCAGGACATGGGCTACCGCGTCACGCGGTGGGAGCGCGAGTTGCGGCAACTGCCCGATCCGAGCAGGACGACGCTCGTGCTCGCGGAGCCGACGGGCGCACCGACCGAGCGGGATACCGCCCGACTTCGTCTCTTCGTCGAGTCAGGGGGGCGCGTGGTGGCCACCGGCCCGATGGCCGGAGCCTTCCTGCCCGAGGCGTCCATCGTGCCGCGCCCGTGGGTGCTCACGTGGGAGAAGGCCACGGCCGTGTCACCAGCCGGCCCGACACGCGCGGCCCGCGAGATTACGCTCGTCGCCCGCGCCTACTGGGCCGAGCAGACGTCGGCGACACCGCTCTACACCGCGGAACGGCGAATCGTGGCCGTGCGATACGGCATGGGGAAGGGCGAGATCATCTGGTGGGCGTCGGCCACGCCACTCACCAACGCGGGCCTCCGCGAGACCGCGAACCTCGAGTTCTTCCTGGCGTGCCTCGGCGAGCGCGAGGGCCGGCAGATCCTGTGGGACGAGTACTTCCACGGCTACCAGGAATCGACCGGCCGGTCGGCCGTTCGAACGCCGCTCGTCTGGCTCGGCGCGCAGGGCGCGATCCTGGCGCTGGCGGTGCTCGTGACCTTCGCCAGGCGCAGCGGTCCCGTGCTGGCGCCACTCGCCGACGTGCGGCTGTCGCCGCTCGAGTTCGTGCAGACGCTCGGGGGGCTGTACCAGCACGCCAACGCGGCCTCGGTGGCAGTGGACATCTGCCACCAGCGCTTTCGCTATCAGCTGTGCCGGCGGCTCGGGATGGCCATCAACACACCCGTCGAAGATCTGGAACGCGCGCTTCGCGAACGCTGGCACGTCGAGGACGACTCGTTCGCTCCGACGCTCCGCCGTTGCCAAGCGGCGCGCGACAACCCGAACCTCGGCGCAAAAGAGGCGCTGCGGATGGTGCAGGCGCTCTATCGGCTGGCCGGAGGGACTCAGGCTGCACGGAGGGCGGGGGGGGGGGACAGGTGCTGA
- a CDS encoding Xaa-Pro peptidase family protein, with the protein MRGMTWLVAIGLVVVLSGPAVAQEAGFSAADFTARRDKLISQIGDAVAVVPPSNADVWYLSGIEGREVGLILVPPGAARRAPNPEAWKTTAYLPARSPRAGVWNDTLTSVGDDIKAQTGIDNTAPVSRLLADVAKLALIADTIYIPYRSAPAGDGELAADLKFVESVRRMLPEVRIKNLAPLITDMRWAKSAAEITVMRRAEAITADAFIDAAKRAAPGMFEYEIEAGINHIFRARGSSRPAFLIIGSGPNSCILHHMSNDRQMRQDELLLIDIGTVYKHTETDLTRTIPVSGTFTPEQRKIYDIVLEANKKAIAAVKPGMTLADVHRVAYDVIDKAGYGKYLIHGTNHTLNGGSERLPHGSGLVPDRTTRPGFSNDKPIVPGTMFTIEPGIYIPEKNLGIRIEDDVLVTDTGCEVLTAGAPKEIAEIEKLVRSGKPGVTRH; encoded by the coding sequence ATGCGCGGGATGACGTGGCTGGTGGCGATCGGTCTGGTCGTGGTGTTGTCAGGCCCGGCCGTCGCGCAGGAGGCCGGGTTCTCGGCGGCCGATTTCACCGCTCGCCGCGACAAGCTCATATCGCAGATAGGCGACGCGGTGGCCGTCGTCCCGCCTTCGAATGCCGACGTGTGGTATCTGAGCGGCATCGAGGGTCGCGAGGTCGGCCTCATCCTCGTGCCGCCCGGGGCCGCGCGCCGGGCCCCGAATCCCGAAGCCTGGAAGACCACCGCCTACCTGCCGGCGCGTTCGCCGCGCGCCGGCGTGTGGAACGACACGCTCACGTCGGTGGGGGACGACATCAAGGCGCAGACCGGCATCGACAACACGGCCCCGGTCTCACGCCTGCTCGCGGATGTCGCGAAGCTCGCCCTGATTGCCGACACCATCTACATTCCCTATCGAAGCGCTCCGGCGGGAGACGGCGAGCTGGCGGCCGATCTGAAATTCGTGGAGTCGGTGCGCCGCATGCTGCCCGAGGTCCGGATCAAGAACCTCGCGCCGCTCATCACCGACATGCGCTGGGCAAAGTCGGCCGCCGAGATCACGGTGATGAGAAGAGCCGAGGCGATCACCGCTGACGCGTTCATCGACGCGGCGAAGCGGGCGGCGCCCGGCATGTTCGAATACGAGATCGAGGCGGGCATCAACCACATCTTCCGCGCGCGCGGCTCTTCGCGACCGGCGTTTCTCATCATCGGATCCGGTCCGAACTCGTGCATCCTGCACCACATGTCGAACGATCGGCAGATGAGGCAGGACGAGTTGCTCCTGATCGACATCGGCACGGTCTACAAGCACACCGAGACCGACCTGACGAGGACGATCCCGGTGTCTGGCACGTTCACGCCAGAGCAGCGGAAGATTTACGACATCGTCCTCGAGGCGAACAAGAAGGCGATTGCGGCCGTGAAGCCGGGCATGACCCTGGCCGACGTGCACCGGGTCGCCTACGACGTGATCGACAAGGCCGGCTACGGGAAATACCTGATTCACGGCACCAACCACACGCTGAACGGCGGGTCGGAGCGGTTGCCCCATGGGTCGGGCCTGGTGCCCGATCGGACGACGCGACCTGGCTTCAGCAACGACAAGCCGATCGTGCCGGGCACGATGTTCACGATCGAGCCCGGAATCTACATCCCGGAAAAGAACCTCGGTATCCGCATCGAGGACGACGTCCTGGTCACCGACACCGGGTGCGAGGTGCTGACGGCCGGTGCGCCAAAGGAGATTGCGGAGATCGAAAAGCTGGTGAGGAGTGGAAAGCCTGGGGTGACGCGACACTAG
- a CDS encoding C69 family dipeptidase: MRHQRVSLAFIVVAAAGLVVMPGTAARQQDQSVLTCPTCESCTSVLVGKAASVDGATMTSHSCDSTTDRTWMNIVPNQKHKPGEMAKVYYEPKRTKGPDEPDRVETGEIPQVPETYAYLNSAYPIMNEHQLAIGETTFGGKRQMVSDKGIIDCPELYRLVLERAKTAREAIRIADELTRKYGYNDYGEAFTFADTKEVWIFEIVGPGPGKVGAVWAAVRIPDDHVFVSANAPRIRKLDLNDKDHYLASDNILTVAEELGFWSPKSGDAFEFCTVYGARTAMGSRRREWRALSRIAPSLKLDPNSENYPLSVKAEKKLSVKDVLDIFRDTYQDTPFDMTRSLIKVSKDGKVGKNPVANPFMSNDYLEIFNITSERTIACKRATYLQITQSRDWLPNPVGGVVWLGYDNPMTTPHTPFYIGIAQMPASYMVDGRERFRRDSAWWAYRQVSQLATLRWQDMVKDVQQVWEPIETKAFADQVKVEEEAVRLLKQDPQKGREYLTKYSHDIANNAVNAYWKLADDLWTKYTNYFH, translated from the coding sequence ATGCGTCATCAGCGTGTGTCACTGGCCTTCATCGTAGTGGCGGCGGCCGGCCTGGTCGTCATGCCGGGGACGGCGGCCAGGCAGCAGGACCAGAGTGTTCTCACCTGTCCCACCTGCGAGAGTTGCACGAGCGTACTGGTCGGGAAGGCGGCGTCGGTTGACGGGGCGACGATGACCTCGCACTCGTGCGACAGCACGACCGACCGCACCTGGATGAACATTGTCCCGAACCAGAAGCACAAGCCCGGTGAGATGGCGAAGGTGTACTACGAGCCCAAGCGCACGAAGGGGCCGGACGAGCCGGATCGCGTCGAGACGGGGGAGATCCCACAGGTGCCGGAGACGTACGCGTACTTGAACTCCGCCTACCCGATCATGAACGAGCACCAACTCGCCATCGGCGAGACGACGTTCGGCGGGAAGCGGCAGATGGTCAGCGACAAGGGGATCATCGACTGCCCGGAGTTGTATCGACTCGTGCTGGAGCGGGCGAAGACTGCGCGCGAGGCGATCCGGATCGCCGACGAGCTGACGAGGAAGTACGGCTACAACGACTACGGGGAGGCCTTCACATTCGCCGATACCAAAGAAGTCTGGATCTTCGAGATCGTCGGGCCGGGCCCGGGCAAAGTGGGCGCGGTGTGGGCGGCCGTTCGGATCCCTGACGATCACGTGTTCGTGTCGGCCAACGCGCCACGAATCCGCAAGCTCGACCTGAACGACAAGGACCACTACCTGGCCTCGGACAACATCCTCACGGTTGCCGAGGAGTTGGGTTTCTGGAGCCCGAAGAGCGGCGACGCGTTCGAGTTCTGCACGGTCTACGGGGCGCGGACGGCGATGGGGAGCCGCCGGCGCGAGTGGCGCGCGCTCAGCCGGATTGCTCCGTCGCTGAAACTCGATCCGAACTCGGAGAACTACCCGCTGTCGGTCAAGGCCGAGAAGAAGCTGTCGGTGAAGGACGTCCTCGACATCTTCCGGGACACCTACCAGGACACGCCATTCGACATGACGCGATCGCTCATCAAGGTGTCGAAGGACGGGAAGGTCGGGAAGAACCCAGTCGCCAATCCCTTCATGAGCAACGACTATCTCGAGATCTTCAACATCACCTCCGAGCGGACGATCGCGTGCAAGCGCGCGACCTATCTGCAGATCACGCAGTCGCGCGACTGGCTGCCGAATCCGGTCGGCGGCGTGGTGTGGCTGGGCTACGACAATCCGATGACGACGCCGCATACGCCGTTCTACATCGGGATTGCGCAGATGCCGGCGTCCTACATGGTCGATGGGCGCGAGCGCTTCCGCCGAGACTCGGCCTGGTGGGCCTATCGCCAGGTGAGCCAACTGGCGACGCTGCGCTGGCAGGATATGGTCAAGGACGTCCAGCAGGTCTGGGAGCCGATCGAGACGAAGGCGTTCGCGGATCAGGTCAAGGTCGAGGAAGAGGCCGTGCGTCTGTTGAAGCAGGATCCGCAGAAGGGGCGCGAGTACCTCACGAAGTACTCGCACGACATCGCCAACAACGCGGTGAACGCCTACTGGAAGCTGGCGGACGATCTCTGGACGAAGTACACGAACTACTTCCACTGA
- a CDS encoding D-cysteine desulfhydrase: protein MHLARFPRRRYTQGWTPLEQMERLSQRLGGPNLYIKRDDLLGLAGGGNKTRKLEFLVADALAHGADTLVTCGAVQSNHCRLTLAAAVKEGLKCRLVLEERVANSYTPDATGNNFLFRLLGVEAITVVKSGVDLAAEMQKVAAEVSALGRKAYIIPGGGSNPIGALGYVACAEEILAQTFELGLRLDHIVCASGSTGTHAGLLAGLVGNNSHIPLTGINVRRTREEQEPNVHKLAQEVAAKLGIPGGIPREAVTALGDWVGPGYSLPTPEMVEAVRMVAQVEGILLDPVYTGKTMAGLIGLIRRGTFKAGENVLFVHTGGSPALYAYQSVLV, encoded by the coding sequence ATGCACCTTGCACGATTTCCCAGGCGACGTTATACCCAGGGTTGGACACCGCTCGAGCAGATGGAGCGTCTTTCGCAGCGGCTCGGCGGTCCAAACCTCTATATCAAGCGAGACGACCTGCTCGGCCTCGCCGGCGGCGGCAACAAGACGCGCAAGCTCGAATTCCTGGTAGCCGACGCGCTCGCGCATGGCGCCGACACGCTCGTGACCTGCGGCGCCGTCCAGTCGAACCACTGTCGGCTGACCCTGGCGGCCGCGGTCAAGGAAGGCCTGAAGTGCCGGCTGGTTCTCGAAGAGCGCGTGGCGAACAGCTACACCCCGGACGCGACCGGCAACAACTTCCTGTTCAGGCTGCTCGGCGTCGAAGCCATCACCGTCGTCAAGTCCGGCGTGGACCTCGCGGCTGAGATGCAGAAGGTGGCCGCCGAGGTGTCGGCGCTCGGGCGCAAGGCCTACATCATTCCCGGCGGCGGATCGAACCCGATTGGGGCGCTCGGCTACGTGGCGTGCGCCGAGGAGATTCTCGCCCAGACCTTCGAACTCGGGCTGCGACTCGATCACATCGTGTGCGCGAGCGGGAGCACCGGCACCCACGCAGGACTGCTGGCGGGCTTGGTCGGCAACAACAGCCACATTCCATTGACGGGCATCAACGTCCGCCGGACGCGCGAAGAGCAGGAGCCAAACGTCCACAAGCTCGCGCAGGAAGTCGCTGCCAAGCTGGGGATTCCGGGCGGCATTCCTCGCGAGGCGGTGACCGCGCTTGGAGACTGGGTTGGTCCAGGCTACTCGCTGCCGACGCCCGAGATGGTGGAGGCCGTGCGCATGGTGGCGCAGGTCGAGGGGATCCTGCTGGACCCGGTCTACACCGGCAAGACGATGGCCGGCTTGATCGGTCTCATCCGGCGGGGGACGTTCAAGGCGGGCGAGAACGTGCTGTTCGTGCACACCGGCGGGTCGCCGGCGCTGTATGCGTATCAGTCGGTGCTGGTGTAG
- a CDS encoding stage II sporulation protein M, producing the protein VETIQRREMWTHSILAVKPLASSAIMTNNMSVAFTTFALGITGGLGTIYMMVLNGVMIGVIGMACWLAGMSVALWSFVAPHGVLELPAIFIAGGAGLRVGLGLLFPGTLPRRDSLASAGTEAVRLLVGVVPILILAGIIEAFISPTALAPSLKFRMAAALFVLLVFYLFRPLESRS; encoded by the coding sequence CGTGGAGACGATCCAGCGACGCGAGATGTGGACGCATTCGATCCTGGCCGTGAAGCCCCTGGCGTCGAGCGCCATCATGACGAACAACATGAGCGTGGCGTTCACGACATTCGCCCTCGGGATCACCGGCGGTCTCGGCACGATCTACATGATGGTGCTGAACGGCGTGATGATTGGCGTCATCGGGATGGCGTGCTGGCTGGCGGGGATGAGCGTGGCGCTCTGGAGCTTCGTGGCGCCGCACGGCGTCCTCGAACTCCCGGCGATCTTCATCGCCGGCGGTGCGGGGCTGCGGGTCGGCCTCGGCCTGCTGTTCCCGGGCACGTTGCCGCGTCGCGACTCGCTGGCCTCGGCCGGCACCGAAGCCGTGCGGCTGCTGGTCGGCGTCGTGCCAATCCTGATCCTCGCCGGCATCATCGAGGCCTTCATCTCGCCGACCGCCCTCGCGCCGTCGCTCAAGTTCCGAATGGCCGCCGCGCTGTTCGTCCTTCTGGTGTTCTACCTGTTCCGTCCGCTCGAATCACGGAGCTGA
- a CDS encoding DUF4129 domain-containing protein — protein MNATLSACPLVVLLLLPVGAQGAGAPLSPAAYRAELDRVLAACDRVEQRPSEVPAIVASLPDTWQIRDGSTVFEISTASLRRDLRELQQRPGARRVLAIRERMLRLRDELDAYQAAPADARPVRARLEQILSRPEFAGIHGPTWIERLKQAALGLVVGLLERMMGSSAIPTIGRVVVYGLAVVAVIVMAVWVYRGFRRAARVESILPEALPVSARGWSLWLADARAAADEGRWRDAVRLAYWAGISFLESTRVWPPDRARTPREYLRLLPVDHEHRPALSALTRTFELAWYARQAADGGTFERAISSLEKLGCRPR, from the coding sequence ATGAACGCCACCCTGAGCGCCTGCCCGCTCGTCGTCTTGCTGCTGTTACCCGTCGGCGCCCAGGGCGCCGGAGCACCCCTGTCGCCAGCCGCCTACCGCGCCGAACTCGATCGCGTGCTGGCGGCGTGTGACCGGGTCGAACAGCGCCCATCCGAGGTGCCCGCGATCGTCGCCAGCCTCCCGGACACCTGGCAGATCCGCGATGGCTCGACGGTGTTCGAGATCTCGACCGCCTCGCTGCGTCGCGACCTTCGCGAGCTGCAGCAGCGGCCCGGCGCTCGGCGGGTCCTGGCGATCCGGGAGCGGATGCTCCGTTTGCGTGACGAACTCGATGCCTACCAGGCGGCGCCCGCCGACGCTCGGCCGGTCCGCGCGCGGCTCGAGCAGATCCTCTCGCGGCCGGAGTTCGCGGGGATCCACGGCCCCACGTGGATCGAGCGCCTCAAGCAGGCGGCCCTCGGCTTGGTCGTCGGCCTGCTGGAACGGATGATGGGATCGTCCGCGATCCCGACGATCGGACGCGTCGTCGTCTACGGACTGGCCGTCGTCGCCGTGATCGTCATGGCGGTCTGGGTCTACCGAGGCTTCCGGCGGGCGGCCCGCGTCGAGTCGATCCTGCCGGAGGCGCTCCCCGTCTCTGCCAGGGGGTGGAGTCTCTGGCTGGCCGACGCCAGGGCTGCCGCCGATGAGGGCCGCTGGCGTGACGCCGTTCGCCTGGCGTACTGGGCGGGCATCTCGTTCCTCGAATCGACGCGCGTCTGGCCGCCGGACCGGGCGCGCACGCCGCGCGAATACCTGCGCCTCCTTCCCGTCGACCACGAGCATCGGCCCGCGCTCTCGGCGCTCACCCGCACGTTCGAGCTAGCCTGGTATGCACGGCAGGCCGCGGACGGCGGGACGTTCGAACGCGCCATCTCGAGTCTGGAGAAGCTCGGATGTCGACCGCGCTGA
- a CDS encoding DUF58 domain-containing protein, whose protein sequence is MNAASDRLIAPAVEAEARPHTWCGVAFGRRVLLLLGAGLFWSLPAFFDLRLIWAMLAWDALVLLAWAIDLAQVFRARPLVVERRWIAPAALSVESFVTLVLRNGSATLVHVGIVDAVPSMLRGAPPLVTMTVRPRGQASASYSIRPTARGDVPIGDAFLRCQGPLRLAERWLRAALPQMVRVYPNLEEAKRQSVYLVRSRQIALEKRHMRVRGAGREFESLREYREGDEFRDICWTAAARRGKLVTRTYQVERSQTVWLVIDTGRLMRARVGHLTKLDYAVNAALGLSQVALASGDRVGLLAYGREIRNRIPAARGSAHLRNLMAELATVREETGEADHLQAAGRLLSDQKRRSLIVWLTDLAETAMTPEVIDAASGMMPRHLVLFVVIGQPDMRELAARNPENETAMFQAAAAQEVLQRRDLLLARLRDRGLLALEADSATLSPTLVNSYLSVKARNQL, encoded by the coding sequence GTGAACGCCGCGTCCGACCGGCTGATCGCGCCGGCGGTGGAGGCGGAGGCGCGGCCACACACGTGGTGTGGGGTGGCGTTCGGCCGCCGCGTGCTCCTGCTGCTCGGCGCCGGTCTGTTCTGGTCGCTGCCCGCGTTTTTCGACCTGCGTCTGATCTGGGCGATGCTCGCATGGGACGCCCTGGTCCTGTTGGCGTGGGCGATCGACCTCGCGCAGGTCTTCCGTGCCCGCCCGTTGGTCGTCGAACGGCGCTGGATCGCCCCGGCTGCGCTGTCCGTCGAGTCGTTTGTCACACTGGTGCTGCGCAACGGATCCGCCACGCTCGTCCATGTCGGGATCGTCGACGCCGTGCCGAGCATGCTGCGCGGAGCGCCGCCGCTCGTCACGATGACCGTGAGGCCGCGGGGCCAGGCGTCGGCGTCGTACTCGATCCGGCCGACCGCGCGCGGTGACGTTCCGATCGGGGATGCGTTCCTGCGCTGCCAGGGCCCGCTCCGACTCGCCGAACGCTGGCTGCGTGCGGCGTTGCCGCAGATGGTCAGGGTCTATCCGAATCTCGAAGAGGCGAAGCGGCAGTCGGTCTATCTCGTGAGAAGCCGGCAGATCGCGCTCGAGAAGCGCCACATGCGGGTGCGCGGGGCCGGCCGCGAGTTCGAGAGCCTGCGCGAGTACCGCGAGGGAGACGAGTTCCGCGACATCTGCTGGACCGCGGCGGCGCGGCGCGGCAAGCTCGTGACGCGAACCTACCAGGTCGAGCGCAGCCAGACCGTCTGGCTGGTCATCGACACCGGCCGCCTGATGCGCGCCCGCGTCGGCCATCTCACCAAGCTCGACTACGCCGTCAACGCCGCGCTGGGCCTGTCGCAGGTCGCGTTGGCGTCTGGCGATCGCGTCGGGCTGCTCGCCTACGGCCGCGAAATCCGCAATCGGATACCCGCCGCGCGCGGCAGCGCACATCTGCGCAATCTGATGGCGGAACTGGCCACCGTGCGGGAGGAAACCGGCGAGGCCGATCATCTGCAGGCCGCCGGACGCCTGCTCAGCGACCAGAAGCGGCGCAGCCTAATCGTCTGGCTGACCGACCTGGCCGAAACGGCCATGACGCCGGAAGTCATCGACGCGGCTTCGGGCATGATGCCTCGACATCTCGTCCTCTTCGTCGTCATCGGCCAGCCCGACATGCGAGAGCTCGCCGCGCGCAATCCGGAGAACGAGACGGCGATGTTCCAGGCGGCCGCCGCGCAGGAAGTGCTGCAGCGCCGCGACCTGCTCCTGGCGCGCCTCCGCGACCGGGGCCTTCTGGCGCTCGAAGCCGACTCCGCCACCCTGTCGCCCACGCTGGTGAATTCCTACCTGTCGGTGAAGGCACGCAACCAGCTGTAG
- a CDS encoding MoxR family ATPase, giving the protein MSSVSVLVDHVRAQMSRVVVGQEQLCDQCLVALLCQGHALVEGVPGIAKTLAVKTLSRLLKLEFQRIQCTSDLMPADIVGTNVLNLATSTFQLHQGPVFTDLLLVDEVNRMPPRTQAALLECMEERQVTIDGTRYPLGAAFTVFATQNPVEFEGTYPLPEAQLDRFLLKIRVPYPEATAEVQLLANVQAGFDSRLLDQMSLSAVEPALLAEARKEVHAVTVEEALFTYLVQIVRRTRDWPSLSLGASPRAAVSLMAVSKAIAAMDGRDYLIPDDVKSAAGPVLRHRIVLKPEADLEGLTPDQVLQDVIRAVEVPR; this is encoded by the coding sequence ATGTCTTCCGTTTCCGTCCTCGTTGACCATGTGCGGGCCCAGATGTCTCGCGTCGTTGTCGGGCAGGAGCAGTTGTGCGACCAGTGCCTCGTGGCGTTGCTCTGCCAGGGACATGCGCTGGTCGAAGGGGTGCCTGGCATCGCGAAGACGCTGGCGGTCAAGACGCTGTCGCGCCTGCTGAAGCTGGAATTCCAGCGCATCCAGTGCACGTCCGACCTGATGCCGGCCGATATCGTCGGCACCAACGTCCTGAACCTGGCCACCAGCACGTTTCAGCTCCATCAGGGACCGGTCTTCACCGACCTGCTGCTCGTGGACGAGGTGAACCGGATGCCGCCCCGTACGCAGGCGGCGCTGCTCGAGTGCATGGAAGAGCGGCAGGTGACGATCGACGGCACGCGCTACCCGCTCGGTGCGGCGTTCACCGTGTTTGCGACACAGAATCCCGTGGAGTTCGAGGGCACCTACCCGCTGCCGGAAGCGCAGCTCGATCGCTTCCTGCTGAAGATCCGTGTGCCGTATCCCGAGGCGACCGCGGAGGTCCAGTTGCTGGCCAACGTGCAGGCCGGGTTCGATTCGCGCCTGCTCGATCAGATGTCGCTCTCGGCCGTCGAGCCGGCGCTTCTCGCGGAGGCCCGGAAGGAGGTTCACGCTGTCACGGTGGAGGAAGCGCTCTTCACCTACCTCGTGCAAATCGTCCGGCGCACGCGCGACTGGCCCTCGCTGTCGCTCGGCGCGAGCCCCCGCGCCGCCGTCAGCCTGATGGCGGTATCGAAGGCGATCGCGGCGATGGACGGCCGTGACTACCTGATCCCCGATGACGTGAAGTCGGCGGCGGGGCCCGTGCTGAGACACCGCATCGTGCTCAAGCCCGAGGCCGACCTCGAGGGTCTCACGCCGGACCAGGTGCTGCAGGACGTGATCCGCGCGGTCGAGGTCCCGCGGTGA